The following nucleotide sequence is from Synergistaceae bacterium.
TTGCTTTTACTGGAATCTCTAACTCATCGCGCCCGTTAATTTGTGCCCAGCCTGTTAAGCCCGGTCTAATATTATTAGCTCCGTATTTATCGCGTTCTGAAATTAAATCGTCTTGATTCCATAATGCAGGACGAGGCCCGACTATTGACATATCACCCTTAAGAATATTTATAATCTGAGGCAGCTCATCAATTGAGTATTTACGCATCCACCGGCCGCAATGCAATATATATTTTTCGGGATCTTCGAGCAAGTGAGTCGGCACATCATGAGGAGTATTTAATTTCATAGATCTGAATTTGTACATGTTAAAAAATTTCTTGCCCCGCCCGACCCTTTTTTGTGCAAATAACGCAGGCCCGGAGTCCTCATGTTTAATTATCAGCGCAAAAATTATCATGGGAACAGCAAGAATAACTAACGCACCAAGACTCGCGGCAATATCAATTAAACGCTTGAAAATTTTTCTATACATTTATTGCGATATAATTTTCTTGAAATATTCAATCGTGGGAATTAAGCCGTCTTCTAATTTTATTGTCGGTGCCCAGTTTAATTCTTTCTTTGCTAGTTCGATAACGGGCTTTCTTTGCGTAGGGTCATCTTGAGGCAGCGGCATATGTACAATTTTTGATTTTGAGCCGGTCAGCTT
It contains:
- a CDS encoding sugar transferase, which encodes MYRKIFKRLIDIAASLGALVILAVPMIIFALIIKHEDSGPALFAQKRVGRGKKFFNMYKFRSMKLNTPHDVPTHLLEDPEKYILHCGRWMRKYSIDELPQIINILKGDMSIVGPRPALWNQDDLISERDKYGANNIRPGLTGWAQINGRDELEIPVKAKFDGEYVKRESFMFDLLCIIKTFTNVFKHKGVIEGGTGAINKL